From Mytilus edulis chromosome 8, xbMytEdul2.2, whole genome shotgun sequence, one genomic window encodes:
- the LOC139486497 gene encoding beta-1,3-galactosyl-O-glycosyl-glycoprotein beta-1,6-N-acetylglucosaminyltransferase-like, which yields MVTSVTEQIQIYRMEKFFPPRSTNLIAACSILILITVYIFDTVVMRTDMFYEFDANDRTHGMFFNKNMLTKKRLVDSINCRALLTGNKHEINRANSMENEYLDALSPISFISRTRDCKKFLRNRGYFTSTLSSEEEDFPIAYSVLIYKSINQFERLLRSIYRPQNFYCVHADTKMSDVRRKALESIVNCFDNVFMSSKSYDVKWGKITVLQADIICMQNLLRYKKWKYFINLTGQDFPLKTNMEIVKILKAYNDANDISISNNQAKFAHRWTNIKSSPPGVLPYKGSLHITVNRQFVEYVTTNKTATQLLKWLVGTIIPDESFFSTLNFNSNLGITGSFQGELTKAMVLYKSMTRYKIWKTDKSCNGQYVHDICIPAVEDLPKIHSRPELFINKVYWDYEHYVLDCLEESIRNRTIDNILGMIDLNISYYSSLYFVKHALRVHNI from the exons TTCTTTCCCCCGAGATCTACAAATTTGATTGCAGCTTGTTCCATTCTAATTTTGATAACGGTGTACATCTTTGATACTGTGGTCATGCGTACTGATATGTTTTACGAATTTGATGCAAATGACAGAACACATGGGATGTTCTTCAATAAGAATATGTTAACGAAGAAGAGGCTCGTTGATTCTATAAATTGTCGTGCACTGCTTACAGGAAATAAACATGAGATTAACAGGGCAAACAGTATGGAAAACGAATATCTAGACGCGTTATCGCCTATATCTTTTATCAGTCGGACACGTGACTGTAAGAAGTTTCTCCGAAACAGAGGCTACTTTACATCAACCCTTTCCAGCGAGGAAGAAGACTTTCCAATAGCTTACAGTGTGCTCATATacaaatcaattaatcaattcgAGAGATTACTTAGAAGTATTTATCGACCTCAGAACTTCTATTGTGTTCATGCTGATACGAAAATGTCCGATGTGCGCCGAAAGGCACTTGAATCAATAGTCAATTGTTTTGACAACGTATTCATGTCTTCTAAATCTTATGACGTTAAATGGGGTAAAATAACAGTATTGCAAGCTGACATTATTTGCATGCAGAATTTACTGAGATATAAGAAATGgaagtattttataaatttaacaggACAAGATTTTCCATTAAAAACTAATATGGAAATTGTTAAAATTCTGAAAGCTTATAATGATGCAAATGATATCTCTATTTCTAACAATCA AGCAAAATTTGCGCATCGATGGACAAATATAAAATCCTCCCCACCTGGTGTATTACCATACAAAGGTAGTTTACATATAACTGTTAATCGACAATTTGTGGAGTATGTCACTACTAACAAAACAGCCACTCAACTTTTGAAATGGTTGGTTGGAACAATTATTCCAGACGAAAGTTTTTTCTCCACCCTCAACTTCAATTCGAATCTTGGAATTACAGGATCGTTTCAAG gTGAATTGACTAAAGCTATGGTACTGTATAAAAGCATGACAAGATATAAAATTTGGAAGACGGATAAAAGTTGTAATGGTCAATATGTACATGACATATGTATTCCAGCGGTGGAGGATCTGCCCAAAATTCATAGTCGCCCGGAATTGTTTATCAACAAGGTTTACTGGGATTATGAGCATTATGTTCTAGACTGTCTGGAAGAGTCTATTCGGAATAGAACTATCGATAATATCCTCGGGATGATTGATCTAAATATATCCTATTACTCTAGTTTATATTTTGTAAAGCATGCTTTGAGAGTCCACAATATATGA